The segment AAACATgtgtatattaatacaaaaacaaaaaaaaatctttttaagtgACTGctcttaaacacacaaacattctcaATCATAAGAGAGTTGAGATTTGAGTAAATCTGcatgaaaagaaaggaaacgTCTTTATTTTAGTCAAGATGGTGTCTGTCCATGTGAGAATTccaagttcatttcttttcctttttatcaTCTTTCTTTGCTGCAGAATCACTTTTATCTTTATCCTTCTCCTTGTCTTTGTCCTTCTCCTtgtcttctttcttctctttcttgctGTCATCCTTCTCTTGACCCTCTTTCTTCTCGGCGTCCCGGTTGGCGATTTTGTTGTTGATGAGGTTGTGGAGGGCCACCACGGAGCGGATGAGTGAAGCCAGGTAGACCACCAGCATCTGGTCGTTGGTCTTCAGATAGAAGGCCTTGATGAACTCCTGCAGGTTGACGTCTGGTAACAAATTAAACACATCCTGCAGCTGGTAGATGATTTGATGATTGATGGGCAGCTTTCCTGTAGCAACCTTCTCCAGGTAGCTCTTGATGTCCAACAATTTGGAGTTGAGACCTTTTAGACCGTGAACTTGATTGGTGATGCGTTGAGACAAAGTGCCAACAGTAGTGTCCTTGATGTctctgaagaaaagaaaaaaaaagaaatactagAAATTATGACCATTGCTATGATTGTTTATGCAACAacgaaacaacaaaaaaaagcaagaaaggttacagtttttttatttgtttctaaaaCTTTACTGGCTTCAACCCatagttttctttaaaacaataaaacaaatgcagttATTGTTAGTCAACTCGACCTAAAGCACCCTGTAGTGAGTAAATCCTACAAATTCCACATTGGAACCTTAAACATAAAACCTTTAAAACGTCTCACCGAAGCAGATGCTCAACACCAACTTCCTCTGCCTCTTCGGCTCCAATCTCGCTGGTAACGTGCTCAAATGTTTTTGAAGTTGGAGTTCCATCCTGCATTGGACAAAACACTGTTACAGCCAAATAACATCCTAGGAAACAGGTGTGGTATGTGACTAACAGCAAAATGTGTAACAAATAATTTCAACATGTACAGTCTCCATGAATAGGGCCACTAAACACTAACAAAAACTTCCTCTTCttgaaatgtacatataaaagaagaagaaaaaaaaaaacgagtgagtgtgtgcgtgtgtgtgtgtgtgtgtgagtgagagagagcatCACATtcaatattatatcatatcgcATCACTTTACATAATCAATATACAGATTCAAAGATCAGACAATAACAGAGGGGAATAGAATGTATGCAATGAAGAAAATCTGTAAATGCTTAAAGAAAGAACTCACATCATGTACTTCCTCCACAGAGATGTAGGCTTCAGTTGGAAGGCCCAAGTCTTTGGGTTTCACATCAATGATGACTAAAACCTATAAAAGaataagtgtaaaaaaagaTACAAGATATAATTGaaagtatgttttattttctgataaATGATTTGCTCGTCTGTTGTATATATACCGAGTTTGCGCAATACTGCTTCATCAGCTCGTTGATCGCAATGTCATTCTTGTGCAGTTTCGGACCGGTGTGGTACCAACCGACTATTCTTTCTCTAGCTAAAGAaaaccaacaaaacaaaaaaagattgataaaataataaattacaggTCTCACTATAATGAATGAGTTCATCTTTGGAGCACTTACCATTGACTTTCTTAAACATTCCATACATATTCTCCAGGTAGTCATGGTCCAGGAACCACACAGAGTCATCCTTATCGTCTTCATCAAAAGGCACTGTTAAAGAAGTTCAAATGTTGTGCATTTAGGGCTTTATGGACTGAAACTTGCCCaaaactcactcactctctcacatgcacgcacacacatgcacacacctgcAAAGCTGTTGGACACATCGAGAATCTTTTTGTGCCATGAGCCGAGCAGCACCCCAACAACTCGTTTCTGGCTTCCAACTTTCCCAATTCTGCAGAGGAGAAACGAAATTATGGAATCATCAGTGTCAAACATGGATCAAAGGTCTCCTCAAGAATATTGCCAAaacgtaataataataaaaataataattacataattaaaacGCTCAAGCACAATATAGATGTATTTGTTGGCATATTCTTCGATAACATTTATCCCAGACAGAGTAAATCAAGAATTCCCAAATACCTTGACAAATGTAcattatgattttgtttttctgtgacCCTTAAACCCCCAACATTCCAAATTTATAATATAGTAACAAACGTGCGTGTTAAATGTGAGCgacctaaaacaaacaaaacattcatAGCAATGATGCACCGTTCTAATGAAAAGTGTTACTATTAATATTCACTAGATGGCAAGTCTAAATCAATGTTTTTCTGTCAGTCAGATTTCCAAATGAAACATTACACACTGAAATGTACACACTGTCTCTCTTAAAATGGTCTGTTGTCATGATCTGTGTCTCAAATAAAAAACTCCAACCTTGCGTTCACAACTAAAGAAAATTCaagaatgttttgtattttttttcaagaaCCTGCTTAATAGAGAGgaaaatggaaaggaaaaaaaaaatcaagaaaaaggTACAGAAAACAGACCTCTTGCTAAGTTTTAAGAAGATGTGAGTAGTGTCTCCTGCACAAACTCTAACTGCAATAGGAAAACTGCTTAGTGTcagaacacaactgtacacaaGTATGTTGTGTTAAGGACAAAATCCGTGTTTGTTTAATTCATAACTAAGTTTATGCACTTAGGGAAGTTGTCTGGCTGTTTTAATTTGGCTGCTAACTGCTGAACACTATAAGGTTTGTATATCACACAAGAATTCTGTAGCTCCTTGAGATACTGTAACAGAGTAAGAGTTTACGAGCTTCTTTCACGAGCACGactgaatgagctgttactgaTCCCAAACAGACTTCATCAAACTCAAACACATCCCCCGTGATCTCTGCATGGAAGATGATCGTACATTATATTGTATCATCAATACTCAATCAATCTCAACCTTGATGCAAATCAATAAGATTGAGGGAAAACAGCCAAAATCATGCCAAAAGAGgtttacattaaaaatcaaCCCTTTATTCATTACTCCTGCACAAGAAACTCACACTACAAGTCATCATTTGTAAGTCAGGGATGCACAACTATTTTTTGTAATCAATCTTTGTTGATAATAGACCACATAAAATTGGCATTACGATGATACAGGGggttttgtaaaaagaaatcgTATTATTATCTTAACATATTTATTCtcttattaatatattttaatatagtttTCCTGTCtacaattaatataatttgCAAACAAGCTAATGCTACTGATAAACATAATCGCACacctaaattaaaaaaaaaaacttaaaaaataaattcttgcATTAACAATGACAAATGACTGAAACGCAGAGTTGGTCATCAAACGATTGATGTTTCAGCATAAATAACAAATGGACCTTTGTTCCCTACACCAGCACACTACATACGCGATGCACTGCGAAGCTGCGTAGTGCACTACACATCACATACAGCTCTGTTTGAAACGCAGCCGGTCTCGGTTTAGCTTGCTAGCATAGCCACAAGCGACAGTGAGTTAACAAAAAATGTTCTTAACCATTGAAGTCTATTTACCTGTTAAAATGATCTACAACACTCAGTAAGACCAGTGGATGGACAACCACCTTTTCTACCGCCAAATCCGGCATTTTGAGCACctttgtacaaaaatatttatttacaaaaaaatgataGAAACCCTTTAGACAACAGCAAGCGTTAAAT is part of the Silurus meridionalis isolate SWU-2019-XX chromosome 9, ASM1480568v1, whole genome shotgun sequence genome and harbors:
- the psmd7 gene encoding 26S proteasome non-ATPase regulatory subunit 7, with protein sequence MPDLAVEKVVVHPLVLLSVVDHFNRIGKVGSQKRVVGVLLGSWHKKILDVSNSFAVPFDEDDKDDSVWFLDHDYLENMYGMFKKVNARERIVGWYHTGPKLHKNDIAINELMKQYCANSVLVIIDVKPKDLGLPTEAYISVEEVHDDGTPTSKTFEHVTSEIGAEEAEEVGVEHLLRDIKDTTVGTLSQRITNQVHGLKGLNSKLLDIKSYLEKVATGKLPINHQIIYQLQDVFNLLPDVNLQEFIKAFYLKTNDQMLVVYLASLIRSVVALHNLINNKIANRDAEKKEGQEKDDSKKEKKEDKEKDKDKEKDKDKSDSAAKKDDKKEKK